A single Microbacterium protaetiae DNA region contains:
- a CDS encoding triose-phosphate isomerase family protein — translation MSEAPAVTLGVSLKLYLDIPRTVRWAQQIAEIARRHSAVRSGAVRLIALPSLPALEATRVALEGSGVQLGAQDLFWEDRGAYTGGVSGADLRQAGCAYVEIGHAERRTVFGEDDAIIGRKLSAAVRNGLIPILCVGEATPEEDAAEACLAQLAAALDGLPGGTTADDVIVAYEPVWAIGATDPASADRVTDVTNALRGALEADERVGAASLIYGGSAQAGLLRRLGRGVDGLFLGRFAHDPERLEEVVAEAAAIL, via the coding sequence ATGAGCGAGGCGCCCGCGGTCACTCTCGGCGTGAGCCTGAAGCTGTACCTCGACATTCCGCGCACTGTCCGGTGGGCGCAGCAGATCGCCGAGATCGCGCGACGGCACAGCGCCGTGCGATCTGGAGCTGTGCGACTGATCGCGCTGCCGTCGTTGCCCGCACTCGAAGCCACCCGCGTGGCGCTCGAGGGGAGCGGTGTGCAGCTGGGCGCGCAGGATCTGTTCTGGGAAGACCGCGGGGCATACACCGGCGGCGTGAGTGGCGCCGATCTGCGCCAGGCAGGCTGCGCGTATGTCGAGATCGGCCACGCGGAGCGCAGGACGGTGTTCGGTGAGGACGACGCGATCATCGGCCGCAAACTGTCCGCCGCCGTGCGCAACGGACTCATTCCGATCCTCTGCGTCGGTGAGGCGACGCCGGAAGAGGACGCAGCCGAGGCATGCCTCGCACAACTCGCAGCGGCGCTCGATGGGCTGCCGGGCGGGACGACCGCCGATGACGTCATCGTCGCGTACGAGCCGGTCTGGGCGATCGGCGCGACGGACCCCGCATCCGCCGATCGTGTGACGGACGTGACAAACGCGTTGCGCGGGGCATTGGAGGCCGACGAACGGGTGGGCGCAGCATCCCTCATCTACGGCGGCAGTGCGCAGGCCGGTCTGCTGCGTCGCCTCGGTCGGGGTGTCGACGGGCTCTTCCTCGGGCGGTTCGCGCATGACCCGGAGCGGCTCGAGGAAGTCGTCGCTGAAGCGGCGGCGATACTCTGA
- a CDS encoding MgtC/SapB family protein yields MTVAQSLVDFTGQGWLQVGELLLAFVLSALIGLERQLRRHSAGLRTQAIVGTSAALFLLISKYGFFDVVGENVTLDPSRVAAQVVTGIGFLGAGLILTRHGAVRGLTTAASVWETAAIGMAAGAGLWVLAIAVTMLHFVITFGFQLFGRHLPGSVDRQVQIKVVYVDGRGLLRNVLSTVTGNGWSVQRAEQRGGPIDDTVSVTLEIEGAHDPQQVVTELTAIDGVRDVQLYRENELE; encoded by the coding sequence ATGACGGTGGCGCAGTCCCTGGTCGATTTCACGGGTCAGGGGTGGCTCCAGGTGGGCGAGCTGCTCCTGGCGTTCGTGCTGAGTGCGCTGATCGGGCTCGAACGGCAGTTGCGTCGGCACAGCGCAGGCCTGCGCACCCAGGCGATCGTCGGCACGTCGGCCGCGCTGTTCCTGCTGATCAGCAAGTACGGGTTCTTCGACGTGGTCGGCGAGAACGTGACGCTGGACCCCTCACGCGTGGCCGCGCAGGTCGTGACCGGAATCGGGTTTCTCGGCGCCGGCCTGATCCTGACCCGGCACGGTGCGGTGCGGGGGCTGACCACCGCGGCATCCGTCTGGGAGACCGCCGCGATCGGCATGGCCGCCGGTGCCGGACTGTGGGTGCTGGCGATCGCCGTCACCATGCTGCACTTCGTGATCACCTTCGGGTTCCAGTTGTTCGGGCGGCATCTGCCCGGCAGCGTCGACCGTCAGGTGCAGATAAAGGTGGTCTACGTGGACGGACGCGGTCTGCTGCGCAATGTGCTCTCGACGGTCACCGGCAACGGTTGGTCGGTGCAGCGCGCCGAACAGCGCGGCGGACCCATCGACGACACCGTCTCGGTGACCCTCGAAATCGAGGGCGCCCACGATCCGCAGCAGGTGGTCACCGAGCTCACCGCCATCGACGGCGTGCGCGACGTGCAGCTGTATCGCGAGAACGAGCTCGAGTAG
- a CDS encoding dihydroxyacetone kinase family protein, whose translation MSYVLNDAADFADESADGFVAAHRDLVRRVRGGVARAAATPAGQVAVVIGGGSGHYPAFAGLVGPGLAHAAAMGNVFASPSAQQVHAVAKAVATDAGVLLTYGNYAGDALNFDQAQEQLRAEGIHCETVRVTDDIFSAGSDEREKRRGIAGDLAVFRVAGWAAEQGRSLDDVAALAARANERTRSIGVAFSGCTLPGADAPLFTVPEGQMAVGMGIHGEPGIETVPLPKASELAAMLVERLLAERPDGAADRVAVIVNGLGSVKSEELFVLYGSIAAGLEAAGLVIVDPEVGEYATSFEMAGVSLTLLWLDVELEKAWRAPAYTPAYRKGVIEVAIADATSEDAPSDDETITAATTEEAAAAGRVAASALSAIHAAIDSDVDELGRLDAVAGDGDHGIGMQRGVRAADAAAAAAVRAGAGAGTVLTRAGDAWADKAGGTSGALWGRGLRAIGERLGNAAAPDPRAVAEAIAAARDAVQAFGKAKPGDKTLVDALVPFAQTLVERVDAGVDLVTAWKDAAAAATTAARATADLLPQMGRARPHSQKSLGTPDPGAVSLALAVTAVAAALAEHDALEEKEN comes from the coding sequence ATGAGCTACGTACTCAACGACGCTGCCGACTTCGCCGACGAATCCGCCGACGGCTTCGTCGCCGCTCATCGCGACCTGGTGCGGCGCGTGCGTGGCGGAGTCGCCCGCGCTGCTGCGACGCCGGCCGGGCAGGTTGCGGTCGTCATCGGCGGTGGATCAGGACACTATCCCGCCTTCGCCGGCCTCGTCGGACCCGGGCTGGCCCACGCGGCGGCGATGGGCAATGTGTTCGCGTCGCCCAGCGCGCAGCAGGTGCATGCCGTGGCGAAAGCCGTGGCCACAGATGCAGGAGTCCTGCTCACGTACGGCAATTACGCCGGTGACGCCCTCAACTTCGATCAGGCGCAGGAGCAACTGCGCGCCGAGGGCATCCACTGCGAGACCGTCCGGGTCACCGATGACATCTTCAGCGCGGGCAGTGATGAGCGTGAGAAGCGCCGCGGCATCGCCGGCGACCTGGCGGTGTTCCGCGTCGCCGGATGGGCAGCCGAACAGGGACGCAGCCTCGACGACGTGGCCGCGCTCGCCGCCCGCGCCAACGAGCGCACCCGCTCGATCGGCGTCGCCTTCTCGGGCTGTACGCTTCCCGGCGCCGATGCGCCACTGTTCACCGTGCCCGAAGGGCAGATGGCGGTGGGCATGGGCATCCACGGCGAGCCGGGCATCGAGACGGTCCCGCTGCCGAAGGCTTCCGAGCTGGCCGCGATGCTCGTCGAACGGCTGCTCGCCGAGCGACCCGACGGTGCCGCCGACCGAGTCGCGGTGATCGTCAATGGCCTGGGCTCGGTCAAGAGTGAAGAGCTGTTCGTTCTGTACGGCAGCATCGCCGCCGGGCTTGAGGCCGCAGGCCTTGTCATCGTCGACCCTGAGGTCGGCGAATACGCGACCAGTTTCGAGATGGCCGGTGTGTCGCTCACCCTGCTCTGGCTCGATGTCGAGCTTGAGAAGGCATGGCGTGCACCCGCATATACGCCTGCGTATCGCAAGGGCGTCATCGAGGTGGCGATCGCCGATGCCACATCCGAAGATGCGCCATCCGACGACGAGACGATCACCGCGGCGACGACGGAAGAGGCCGCCGCGGCCGGCCGGGTTGCGGCATCCGCCCTCTCGGCGATACATGCCGCGATCGATAGCGACGTCGACGAACTCGGCCGGCTCGACGCTGTCGCGGGCGACGGCGACCATGGCATCGGCATGCAGCGGGGAGTGCGCGCGGCCGATGCCGCGGCCGCCGCCGCGGTGCGTGCTGGAGCCGGCGCCGGCACGGTGCTGACGCGGGCGGGTGACGCCTGGGCCGACAAGGCAGGCGGCACCTCGGGGGCCCTCTGGGGGAGAGGGCTGCGCGCGATCGGTGAGCGGCTGGGGAATGCCGCCGCTCCCGATCCGCGTGCAGTCGCCGAGGCGATCGCCGCGGCACGCGACGCCGTACAAGCATTCGGCAAGGCGAAGCCGGGTGATAAGACCCTCGTCGACGCCCTCGTACCGTTCGCCCAGACACTCGTGGAACGTGTCGACGCCGGCGTCGACCTGGTGACCGCGTGGAAGGATGCCGCGGCGGCGGCCACTACGGCGGCGCGGGCGACCGCCGACCTGCTGCCGCAGATGGGTCGGGCCCGTCCGCATAGCCAGAAGAGCCTGGGCACCCCTGATCCGGGTGCTGTCTCGCTCGCGCTCGCGGTGACGGCTGTCGCGGCCGCTCTCGCCGAACACGATGCGCTCGAAGAGAAGGAGAACTGA
- a CDS encoding ABC transporter permease yields the protein MTEATLPGRRRPFQGLTLGAILLEARAFLALLVIFIIFSALAPTAFPTLSNIIVMCQQVSVYAILAIGMLVVIMDGGIDLSVGSTLGLSGMVAGLALQGFPVGGVIFYPPVWVVVILAVATGALVGLINGVLVARLNVAPFVATLGMMYVVRGLAQLTTNGLTVNNLGGKPELGNTGFAWLGFNSILGIPVGVWIMVIVSLAASLLLSRTVFGRWLYAQGGNRRAAELSGVPVRKVSVRAYVIAGVCAAVAGVILTSELTSAGPTQGTSYELTAIAAVVIGGASLMGGTGNVRGTLLGAFVIGFLAAGLTIVGISAYVQTVFTGAVIVLAVLLNGIQLRSRRARKPGAPATPGASAPPPDGSDAAPTDPVITSNAH from the coding sequence ATGACTGAAGCAACACTTCCCGGCCGGCGCCGGCCCTTTCAGGGGCTGACGCTGGGAGCCATCCTCCTCGAGGCCCGCGCCTTTCTGGCGCTCTTGGTCATCTTCATCATCTTCTCGGCCCTGGCACCCACGGCGTTCCCGACGCTGTCGAACATCATCGTGATGTGTCAGCAGGTCTCGGTGTACGCGATTCTCGCGATCGGGATGCTGGTGGTCATCATGGACGGCGGCATCGACCTCTCCGTCGGATCGACCTTGGGTCTGTCGGGCATGGTCGCCGGGCTTGCCCTGCAGGGATTCCCCGTCGGGGGAGTCATCTTCTACCCGCCGGTGTGGGTGGTGGTCATCCTCGCGGTGGCTACCGGAGCGCTGGTCGGATTGATCAACGGTGTTCTGGTCGCGCGATTGAACGTCGCACCGTTCGTTGCCACGCTCGGCATGATGTATGTGGTCCGCGGCCTCGCGCAGCTGACCACGAACGGACTCACCGTCAACAACCTGGGCGGCAAACCTGAACTGGGCAACACAGGCTTCGCCTGGCTGGGCTTCAATTCGATTCTGGGCATCCCCGTCGGGGTGTGGATCATGGTGATCGTCAGCCTCGCCGCAAGCCTGCTGCTCAGTCGCACCGTGTTCGGCCGTTGGTTGTACGCGCAGGGCGGCAACCGACGGGCCGCAGAACTCTCTGGTGTACCGGTGCGCAAGGTCAGCGTGCGCGCGTACGTCATCGCCGGGGTGTGCGCAGCGGTCGCGGGCGTCATCCTGACCAGCGAGCTGACCAGCGCCGGACCCACTCAGGGCACCTCATACGAGCTGACGGCGATCGCCGCGGTCGTCATCGGCGGTGCGTCGCTCATGGGTGGCACCGGCAACGTACGCGGCACTTTGCTGGGCGCGTTCGTCATCGGATTCCTGGCCGCTGGCCTGACCATCGTCGGCATATCGGCCTATGTGCAAACAGTCTTCACCGGCGCGGTGATCGTGCTCGCCGTGCTTCTGAACGGCATCCAGCTGCGTTCTCGCCGCGCGCGCAAGCCTGGCGCTCCCGCCACCCCCGGAGCGTCGGCTCCGCCGCCGGACGGCTCGGATGCGGCGCCCACTGATCCTGTCATCACCTCGAACGCCCACTGA
- a CDS encoding NAD(P)-dependent alcohol dehydrogenase, with product MMSLPQTMRAAVLVRPHEVRLEERTVPKPAPDEVLVRVTAVGVCGSDVHFYREGRLGDWVLDEPLILGHESGGEIVAVGAAVAPERLGERVSIEPQHPSPSSAETLRGDYNLDPHMKFYAVPGTDGAFCEYVTIQSHFAHHVPDSVSDGAAALLEPLSVAIAAGRKAELRPGSRVLITGAGPVGLAIAQVARASGATDVLITDISAERRAAALRFGATTALDPVADATAVAASHVDAFIDASGAGAAVRAGLEALRPAGRAVLVGMGLAELPFPVTHIQNNELIVTGVFRYANTWPAAVAMAASGHVDLDAMITGTFPLSETEAALESTTTPGTIKSVVAPQR from the coding sequence ATGATGTCCCTACCCCAAACCATGCGAGCGGCGGTACTCGTGCGCCCCCACGAGGTCCGGCTCGAAGAGCGCACGGTGCCGAAGCCCGCGCCCGATGAGGTGCTCGTGCGGGTGACCGCCGTCGGCGTGTGCGGCTCAGACGTGCACTTCTATCGGGAGGGCCGCCTCGGCGACTGGGTGCTGGATGAGCCACTCATCCTTGGACACGAATCCGGCGGCGAGATCGTCGCTGTGGGAGCGGCCGTCGCACCCGAGCGCCTGGGCGAGCGTGTTTCGATCGAGCCGCAGCATCCTTCACCTTCCTCGGCCGAGACGCTACGCGGCGACTACAACCTCGATCCACACATGAAGTTCTATGCGGTGCCGGGCACCGACGGCGCATTCTGCGAGTACGTCACGATCCAGAGCCATTTCGCGCACCACGTGCCCGACAGTGTCAGCGACGGTGCCGCCGCGCTGCTTGAGCCCCTGTCGGTCGCCATCGCCGCGGGCCGAAAAGCCGAGCTGCGTCCAGGAAGCCGGGTGCTGATCACCGGGGCCGGCCCGGTCGGGCTGGCGATCGCGCAGGTGGCGCGCGCATCCGGTGCCACCGACGTGCTGATCACCGACATCAGCGCCGAGCGGCGCGCCGCAGCCCTGCGGTTCGGAGCGACCACAGCACTCGATCCCGTCGCCGATGCCACCGCCGTGGCCGCATCGCACGTGGACGCCTTCATCGACGCCTCAGGTGCCGGTGCCGCCGTGCGGGCAGGGCTCGAGGCACTGCGTCCGGCCGGGCGCGCAGTGCTGGTGGGCATGGGTCTGGCCGAGTTGCCATTCCCGGTGACACACATCCAGAACAACGAACTCATCGTGACGGGCGTCTTTCGCTACGCGAACACCTGGCCGGCCGCCGTGGCCATGGCGGCGAGCGGACACGTCGATCTTGATGCAATGATCACCGGCACATTTCCGCTCTCCGAGACCGAGGCCGCACTCGAATCGACGACGACCCCGGGCACGATCAAGTCGGTGGTCGCACCCCAGCGCTGA
- a CDS encoding D-ribose ABC transporter substrate-binding protein — protein sequence MSRKKLAALAALGLSAALALSGCAGQSGSNPSATEKTGGEAGGFIQIVVNDPSNPYWLTEGNVAQAEAEKLGYTASVAASKGDVNTESTIIDTAIAKKAAGIILDPANADGSIGNIKRAMAKNIPVFLVNAEINEQGVALGQLVSNNAQGAALGAQQWIKAAGTKGDYAELFGLPSDNNAATRSNGYKTVISQYPDWKKVAQQTANWDRAQGQQKMQSILQAHPDINAVISGNDEMALGAIAAIKQAGKKVSATADEGGIVVGGFDGSPDAVDAVKSGELAYTVLQPVATFAAKAVQQLDEYIRTGTKPAQEKQSFDCILITKDNVDKMTGPFTYSG from the coding sequence ATGTCCCGCAAGAAACTCGCTGCACTGGCCGCCCTCGGCCTGTCCGCAGCCCTCGCACTGTCCGGCTGCGCCGGTCAGAGTGGGTCGAACCCGTCGGCGACCGAGAAGACCGGCGGCGAGGCCGGCGGCTTCATCCAGATCGTCGTGAACGACCCATCGAATCCGTATTGGCTGACGGAGGGGAACGTCGCCCAGGCCGAGGCAGAGAAGCTCGGCTACACCGCATCAGTGGCGGCATCCAAGGGCGACGTGAACACAGAGTCGACGATCATCGACACCGCCATCGCGAAGAAGGCCGCTGGGATCATCCTCGACCCGGCCAACGCCGACGGCTCCATCGGCAACATCAAGCGCGCCATGGCCAAGAACATCCCGGTGTTCCTGGTCAACGCCGAGATCAACGAGCAGGGCGTCGCACTGGGGCAGCTCGTCTCGAACAATGCGCAGGGCGCTGCCCTGGGTGCACAGCAGTGGATCAAAGCCGCAGGCACGAAGGGCGACTATGCCGAGCTGTTCGGGCTGCCTTCTGATAACAACGCCGCGACCCGGTCCAACGGTTACAAGACCGTGATCTCGCAGTACCCCGATTGGAAGAAGGTCGCGCAGCAGACCGCCAACTGGGACCGCGCGCAGGGCCAGCAGAAGATGCAGTCGATCCTGCAGGCACACCCCGACATCAACGCCGTCATCTCGGGCAACGACGAGATGGCACTCGGCGCGATTGCGGCGATCAAGCAGGCAGGCAAGAAGGTGTCGGCCACGGCTGACGAAGGCGGCATCGTCGTCGGCGGCTTCGACGGGTCGCCCGATGCGGTCGACGCTGTGAAGTCGGGCGAGCTAGCCTACACGGTGCTGCAGCCGGTGGCGACGTTCGCCGCCAAGGCGGTGCAGCAGCTCGACGAGTACATCCGCACCGGCACCAAGCCGGCGCAGGAGAAGCAGTCCTTCGACTGCATCCTCATCACGAAAGACAACGTCGACAAGATGACCGGTCCGTTCACCTACAGCGGCTGA
- a CDS encoding sugar ABC transporter ATP-binding protein, giving the protein MNAALQLGAPVLSARHIVKNYGGVRALKGVDFDVYPGTVTTLFGENGAGKSTLMKILSGVEQPSDGTILLDGSEVTFADTNDARDHGISIIHQELSLSPNLSVRDNLYMGRELRRGLAVDYRTQEKRSREVLGELGLKIDPHAKVSELRLGEQQLIEIARALLADSRILIMDEPTSALSANEVEILFNVIEDLTSKGVAIVYISHHLEEALQVTDQAVVLRDGSMTAKAPADEIDLEWIVRHMVGENFDLGAPPSGYEFGPMALDIEGVSVADPKEPDRMLVDQLSLKVQEGEIVCIYGLMGAGRTELLEAVAGRRPLAAGTIRMRKGEITHLSLRDRLASGLGLVPEDRQRDGLVPTLSVGRNISLASVSTFVKGLFVSRAKERTHSDEAISDVRVKTDGRGAPIGSLSGGNQQKVVIGKIVSTGPKVLLLDEPTRGIDVGAKAEVFKLVAQRARTGLAVVYSTSEVGECLSIAHRIIVMSRGRIVAEFDPSVTKEEIMAASGEAVVEA; this is encoded by the coding sequence ATGAACGCGGCACTGCAGTTGGGCGCACCGGTCTTGTCAGCACGGCACATCGTCAAGAACTACGGCGGTGTGCGGGCGTTGAAGGGTGTCGACTTCGATGTGTACCCCGGAACGGTGACGACCCTGTTCGGTGAGAACGGCGCCGGCAAATCCACGCTGATGAAGATCCTCTCCGGGGTCGAGCAGCCCTCCGACGGCACCATTCTGCTCGATGGGTCGGAGGTGACGTTCGCCGATACCAACGACGCTCGCGACCACGGGATCTCGATCATCCACCAAGAACTGAGCCTGTCTCCCAACCTTTCGGTGCGCGACAACCTCTACATGGGACGCGAACTGCGGCGTGGACTGGCCGTCGACTACCGCACGCAGGAGAAGCGCAGCCGGGAGGTTCTCGGCGAACTCGGCCTCAAGATCGACCCGCACGCCAAGGTCTCTGAGCTGCGGCTGGGTGAGCAGCAGCTCATCGAGATCGCCCGCGCGCTGCTGGCAGACTCACGCATCCTCATCATGGATGAGCCGACGTCGGCGTTGTCGGCGAACGAGGTCGAGATTCTCTTCAACGTGATTGAGGATCTCACGTCGAAGGGTGTGGCCATCGTCTACATCTCGCACCATCTTGAGGAGGCGCTACAGGTCACAGACCAGGCCGTTGTCTTACGCGACGGGTCGATGACCGCGAAGGCCCCCGCCGACGAGATCGACCTGGAGTGGATAGTCCGGCACATGGTTGGCGAGAATTTCGATCTCGGCGCCCCGCCGTCCGGGTACGAGTTCGGTCCGATGGCCCTTGACATCGAGGGAGTGAGCGTTGCCGACCCGAAAGAGCCCGACCGGATGCTCGTAGACCAGCTTTCGCTGAAGGTGCAGGAGGGCGAGATCGTCTGCATCTACGGGCTGATGGGGGCCGGACGCACCGAGTTGCTCGAGGCGGTTGCGGGCCGACGGCCCCTGGCAGCTGGCACGATTCGCATGCGCAAGGGCGAGATCACCCACCTGAGTCTGCGCGACCGACTCGCTTCGGGGCTAGGGCTGGTGCCCGAGGACCGGCAACGCGACGGCCTGGTGCCCACCTTGAGCGTCGGGCGCAACATCTCGCTCGCGTCGGTGAGCACCTTCGTGAAGGGACTGTTCGTCTCACGCGCGAAGGAACGCACGCACTCTGACGAGGCCATCTCCGACGTGCGCGTGAAGACCGATGGCCGTGGCGCACCGATCGGGTCGCTCTCGGGAGGCAATCAGCAGAAGGTCGTCATCGGAAAGATCGTCTCGACCGGACCCAAGGTGCTGCTGCTGGACGAACCGACTCGCGGCATCGACGTCGGCGCCAAGGCCGAAGTCTTCAAACTCGTCGCCCAGCGCGCCCGCACGGGGCTTGCCGTTGTGTACTCAACCAGTGAGGTCGGTGAATGCCTGAGCATCGCACACCGCATCATCGTCATGTCGCGTGGCCGCATCGTCGCCGAATTCGACCCCTCCGTCACCAAGGAAGAGATCATGGCCGCCTCCGGCGAAGCCGTGGTCGAGGCCTAG
- a CDS encoding zinc-dependent alcohol dehydrogenase family protein produces MRAVVFTAEGEMSLQERPTPEPGFKEILIETAAVGICGTDTHVFDGEFEGTVFPLVPGHEATGTIVALGEGVNDGVFDFAVGDHVAINPSTTCGECEFCLNGHQNLCPQWNGLGVVASDGASQQFFVAPSRNVYKLKPDTDLYQAALIEPLACAIRGWDVLPRRLGDHVLVYGAGTMGLLMAQLAGRAGAATVSIVDLNESRLDVAAECGIQNRFTSADDAERAKWDVVIDCTGNIRAIEDALTRVKPAGFFQDFGVAPADRTAQYSPFRVYRDEISIVGTMAVLNSFGRAVELFEAGAINATAMISHSFTLDDYADALAMFRAGTGRKLQIRPNDTQSRVLIA; encoded by the coding sequence ATGCGCGCAGTAGTTTTCACCGCCGAGGGCGAGATGAGCCTTCAAGAGCGGCCCACACCAGAACCGGGGTTCAAAGAGATCCTGATCGAGACCGCTGCCGTGGGTATCTGCGGCACCGACACCCATGTGTTCGACGGCGAATTCGAGGGGACTGTGTTCCCGCTGGTCCCCGGCCACGAGGCCACTGGCACCATCGTCGCTCTCGGCGAAGGAGTCAACGACGGGGTCTTCGACTTTGCCGTCGGCGACCACGTCGCGATCAACCCCAGCACGACCTGCGGCGAGTGCGAGTTCTGCCTGAACGGCCATCAGAACCTCTGCCCGCAGTGGAACGGGCTGGGTGTGGTCGCATCCGACGGTGCTTCGCAGCAGTTCTTCGTCGCTCCGTCACGCAACGTCTACAAGCTCAAGCCTGACACCGACCTCTACCAGGCCGCACTCATCGAGCCACTGGCCTGCGCGATTCGCGGCTGGGACGTGCTGCCCCGCCGGCTCGGCGACCACGTGCTCGTCTATGGCGCCGGCACCATGGGGCTGCTGATGGCCCAATTGGCTGGTCGCGCTGGTGCCGCAACGGTGAGCATCGTCGACCTCAACGAGTCACGACTCGACGTCGCGGCTGAGTGCGGCATTCAGAACCGTTTCACGAGCGCCGACGACGCCGAACGCGCGAAGTGGGATGTCGTGATCGACTGCACCGGCAACATCCGCGCTATCGAAGACGCACTCACGCGGGTGAAGCCGGCCGGCTTCTTCCAGGACTTCGGGGTCGCTCCCGCCGACCGCACCGCGCAGTATTCGCCGTTCCGTGTCTACCGTGACGAAATCTCGATCGTCGGCACCATGGCCGTGCTCAACTCCTTCGGCCGCGCGGTCGAGCTGTTCGAGGCCGGTGCGATCAATGCCACGGCCATGATCAGCCACTCGTTCACGCTCGACGACTACGCCGACGCGCTGGCGATGTTCCGTGCCGGAACCGGGCGAAAGCTGCAGATCCGGCCCAACGACACTCAGTCGCGGGTGCTGATCGCATGA
- a CDS encoding ribose-5-phosphate isomerase, whose protein sequence is MTRTWRVIVGSDDAGFQYKEALKADLEKDPRVSEVIDVGVDASAHTPYPTVAIAAAEKVAAGEADRALLVCGTGLGVAIAANKVPGIRAVTAHDSFSVERSVLSNNAQILTFGQRVVGLELARRLAKEWLGYEFDESSASAEKVAVLEDYEHSKPDATR, encoded by the coding sequence ATGACCCGCACATGGCGAGTGATCGTCGGATCCGACGATGCCGGCTTCCAGTACAAAGAAGCGTTGAAGGCCGATCTCGAGAAGGATCCGCGGGTGAGCGAGGTGATCGACGTCGGCGTGGACGCGAGTGCGCACACGCCCTACCCGACGGTGGCTATCGCCGCCGCAGAGAAGGTCGCCGCCGGTGAGGCAGACCGGGCGCTGCTGGTGTGCGGTACCGGTCTCGGGGTGGCGATCGCGGCGAACAAGGTCCCCGGCATCCGCGCCGTCACCGCGCACGACAGCTTCAGCGTGGAGCGCAGCGTGCTCAGCAACAACGCGCAGATTCTCACCTTCGGGCAGCGCGTGGTCGGTCTCGAACTCGCCCGCCGCCTGGCCAAGGAGTGGCTCGGCTACGAGTTCGATGAGTCGTCTGCCTCGGCCGAGAAGGTCGCGGTGCTCGAGGACTACGAGCACAGCAAGCCGGACGCCACCCGATGA
- a CDS encoding DUF2291 family protein gives MSAVTTSVAVKPKGLRPGVKRLIWIGLVVILVAAMALSTKVVSKDSEAAAGTQKFDAAEYGATQFPKIQDFISKNAVDVATLATAVAKDATAAAKQFGKSADGATYVIPVTFTGVVGEVPASGYTPITVQALPDDIKIGLQLGPAINGTDLRDVTGEVTLNDFENQIQFQDAGAAINDVLKQNLDKLNAAELEGKTIDVEGAFTLVNPQQWNITPSQITVEK, from the coding sequence ATGAGTGCCGTCACCACCAGCGTGGCAGTCAAGCCCAAGGGACTGCGCCCGGGCGTCAAGCGCCTCATCTGGATCGGGCTCGTTGTCATTCTTGTCGCAGCGATGGCACTGTCCACCAAGGTCGTGTCGAAAGACTCCGAGGCGGCCGCGGGCACGCAGAAGTTCGACGCCGCCGAATACGGCGCCACGCAGTTCCCCAAGATCCAAGACTTCATCTCGAAGAACGCCGTTGACGTCGCCACTCTCGCGACGGCCGTCGCGAAGGATGCCACGGCGGCTGCGAAACAGTTCGGCAAATCGGCCGACGGGGCGACCTACGTCATCCCGGTGACCTTCACCGGCGTGGTCGGCGAGGTTCCGGCGTCGGGCTACACGCCCATCACCGTGCAGGCATTGCCCGACGACATCAAGATCGGACTGCAGCTGGGCCCCGCTATCAACGGCACCGACCTGCGCGACGTGACCGGAGAAGTCACGCTGAACGACTTCGAAAACCAGATCCAGTTCCAGGATGCCGGGGCTGCTATCAATGACGTGCTCAAGCAGAACCTCGACAAGCTGAACGCTGCCGAACTCGAGGGCAAGACGATCGATGTCGAGGGTGCCTTCACCCTGGTGAACCCCCAGCAATGGAACATCACGCCATCGCAGATCACGGTGGAGAAGTGA